One Oharaeibacter diazotrophicus DNA window includes the following coding sequences:
- a CDS encoding PQQ-dependent dehydrogenase, methanol/ethanol family produces the protein MALRAKWLAGALCLALGAIGGIGAALANDEIIERTKNDNLWPAPGRDMALTRYSALSDINKDTVGRLQMVWSQSTGALRGHEGQPVVVEIDGKPMMFFVSAWPNIVQALDLSDPDNPKAIWNYVKKTDRDESAVPRACCDVVNRGLNYAAGKVIFHTLDGYLIALDAKTGKEAWVVKHAYPEHGETHTGPALVADKYVIAGFGGDEFAARGRMVAYDIETGKEVWKCHSTGTDADTCMTAETNKAHPEYGTAGSDISLNSYPEGEYKIGGGSPWAWFSYDPELKLVYAGTGNPGHWSPSYRCGDDTHEACNTGKWDNKWSMTIMARKVDTGELVWAYQKTPFDQWDYDGVNENILVDMEVDGTMRKTLVNFDRNGFAYVLDRTDGTLLRANKFVTVNWAESVDLKTGRPVKVKEHSPFEVGRNVQACPSAMGGKDQQPASVDPKEPWMFYVPTNNWCMEDEPQQRTHTQQGTVYVFANVYMYPEVPGVTGKLKKFNVLTGETVWEIPDPYPNWSGTLTTAGGLVFYGSLGGDFRAVDRETGKVVWQRKLGSGIIGNPIAYKIDGKEYVSVFAGIGGWIGLPITAGLDLSDKFGAIGATAMAKAAGLDKIPQGGMLYTFRVY, from the coding sequence ATGGCACTTCGAGCGAAATGGCTCGCCGGCGCCCTCTGCCTCGCGCTCGGCGCGATCGGCGGAATCGGGGCGGCACTCGCCAACGACGAGATCATCGAGAGGACCAAGAACGACAACCTCTGGCCGGCGCCCGGCCGCGACATGGCGCTGACGCGCTATTCCGCCCTGTCCGACATCAACAAGGACACGGTCGGCCGCCTGCAGATGGTGTGGTCGCAGTCGACCGGCGCCCTGCGCGGCCACGAGGGCCAGCCGGTGGTCGTCGAGATCGACGGCAAGCCGATGATGTTCTTCGTCTCGGCCTGGCCGAACATCGTCCAGGCGCTCGACCTGTCGGACCCGGACAATCCGAAGGCGATCTGGAACTACGTCAAGAAGACCGACCGCGACGAATCCGCCGTGCCGCGCGCCTGCTGCGACGTGGTCAACCGCGGCCTCAACTACGCCGCCGGCAAGGTGATCTTCCACACGCTCGACGGCTACCTGATCGCGCTCGACGCCAAGACCGGCAAGGAGGCCTGGGTCGTCAAGCACGCCTATCCCGAGCACGGCGAGACCCACACCGGCCCGGCGCTGGTCGCCGACAAGTACGTCATCGCCGGCTTCGGCGGCGACGAGTTCGCCGCCCGCGGCCGCATGGTCGCCTACGACATCGAGACCGGCAAGGAAGTCTGGAAGTGCCATTCGACCGGCACCGACGCGGACACCTGCATGACGGCCGAGACCAACAAGGCCCACCCGGAATACGGCACCGCCGGCTCGGACATCTCGCTGAACAGCTACCCGGAAGGCGAGTACAAGATCGGCGGCGGCTCGCCCTGGGCGTGGTTCTCCTACGATCCGGAACTGAAGCTGGTCTACGCCGGCACCGGCAACCCGGGCCACTGGTCGCCGTCCTACCGCTGCGGCGACGACACCCACGAGGCCTGCAACACCGGCAAGTGGGACAACAAGTGGTCCATGACCATCATGGCCCGCAAGGTCGACACCGGTGAACTGGTCTGGGCCTACCAGAAGACCCCGTTCGACCAGTGGGACTACGACGGCGTCAACGAGAACATCCTGGTCGACATGGAAGTCGACGGGACGATGCGCAAGACGCTGGTCAACTTCGACCGCAACGGTTTCGCCTACGTCCTCGACCGCACCGACGGCACGCTCCTGCGCGCCAACAAGTTCGTGACGGTGAACTGGGCCGAGAGCGTCGACCTCAAGACCGGCCGCCCGGTCAAGGTCAAGGAGCACTCGCCGTTCGAAGTCGGCCGCAACGTTCAGGCCTGCCCCTCCGCCATGGGCGGCAAGGACCAGCAGCCGGCGTCGGTCGACCCGAAGGAGCCGTGGATGTTCTACGTACCCACCAACAACTGGTGCATGGAGGACGAACCGCAGCAGCGCACCCACACCCAGCAGGGCACGGTCTACGTCTTCGCCAACGTCTACATGTACCCGGAAGTCCCGGGCGTGACGGGCAAGCTGAAGAAGTTCAACGTGCTCACCGGCGAGACCGTGTGGGAGATCCCCGATCCGTATCCGAACTGGTCTGGCACCCTGACCACCGCCGGCGGCCTCGTGTTCTACGGCTCGCTCGGTGGCGACTTCCGCGCCGTCGACCGCGAGACCGGCAAGGTGGTGTGGCAGCGCAAGCTCGGCTCCGGCATCATCGGCAACCCGATCGCCTACAAGATCGACGGCAAGGAATACGTCTCGGTCTTCGCCGGCATCGGCGGCTGGATCGGCCTGCCGATCACCGCGGGCCTCGACCTCAGCGACAAGTTCGGCGCGATCGGCGCGACGGCGATGGCCAAGGCGGCCGGCCTCGACAAGATCCCGCAGGGCGGCATGCTCTACACCTTCCGCGTCTACTGA
- a CDS encoding ABC transporter substrate-binding protein, with protein MSRDAASRIAAALLLAVCAGSAVPAAAATKAPPVEIRIGYLKWGVEHVTLSLYDQPAADDGLAGARLAVADNNTTGSFTGQSFALVEKTVTSTAEALAAQAELAAAGVTLVVAEVPAETVLALADASGAPDQLIFNVAAPEDSLREADCRADVVHVTPTYSMLADGLAQYLVWKRWPRWFLLSGALPKDELWADALKAAATKFGGQVVEERVYSSTDTARRTDSGHIQVQQQLPVFTQNAPEHDVVVVADESDVFGAYIPFRTWEAKPVAGSAGLMPTSWNPNHEQWGAMQMQSRFAKFAGRPMSARDADAWTAVRIVGEAATRAKTGDAAAIRAYVLGPKLEVAAFKGQKLTIRPWNHQLRQPILLTDTRTLVSVSPQEGFLHAVTELDTLGVDQPETKCRLPK; from the coding sequence ATGTCCCGAGACGCCGCATCCCGGATCGCCGCCGCGCTGCTGCTGGCGGTCTGCGCCGGATCCGCCGTACCGGCGGCGGCCGCCACCAAGGCACCCCCGGTCGAGATCCGGATCGGCTATCTGAAGTGGGGCGTCGAACACGTCACGCTGTCGCTCTACGACCAGCCGGCCGCCGACGACGGTCTCGCCGGCGCGCGGCTCGCGGTGGCCGACAACAACACGACCGGCAGCTTCACCGGCCAGTCCTTCGCGCTGGTCGAGAAGACCGTGACCTCGACCGCCGAGGCGCTCGCGGCCCAGGCCGAACTCGCCGCCGCCGGCGTCACGCTGGTGGTCGCCGAGGTGCCGGCCGAGACCGTGCTCGCGCTCGCCGACGCCTCGGGCGCGCCCGACCAGCTGATCTTCAACGTCGCCGCCCCCGAGGATTCGCTGCGCGAGGCGGACTGCCGGGCCGACGTCGTCCACGTCACGCCGACCTACTCGATGCTGGCGGATGGGCTGGCGCAGTATCTGGTGTGGAAGCGCTGGCCGCGCTGGTTCCTGCTCTCCGGCGCGCTGCCGAAGGACGAGCTCTGGGCCGACGCGCTGAAGGCGGCGGCGACCAAGTTCGGCGGGCAGGTCGTCGAGGAGCGCGTCTATTCCTCGACCGACACCGCCCGGCGCACCGACAGCGGCCACATCCAGGTCCAGCAGCAGCTGCCGGTGTTCACCCAGAACGCCCCCGAGCACGACGTCGTGGTGGTCGCCGACGAGAGCGACGTCTTCGGCGCCTACATCCCCTTCCGCACCTGGGAAGCCAAGCCAGTGGCCGGGTCGGCGGGCCTGATGCCGACGAGCTGGAACCCGAACCACGAGCAGTGGGGCGCGATGCAGATGCAGAGCCGGTTCGCCAAGTTCGCCGGACGGCCGATGTCGGCGCGCGACGCCGACGCCTGGACGGCGGTGCGGATCGTCGGCGAGGCGGCGACGCGGGCGAAGACCGGCGACGCCGCCGCCATCCGCGCCTACGTGCTCGGGCCGAAGCTGGAGGTCGCCGCCTTCAAGGGCCAGAAGCTGACGATCAGGCCCTGGAACCATCAGCTGCGTCAGCCGATCCTGCTGACCGACACCCGCACGCTGGTGTCGGTGTCGCCCCAGGAGGGCTTCCTGCACGCCGTCACCGAACTCGACACCCTCGGCGTCGACCAGCCCGAGACGAAGTGCCGGCTGCCGAAGTAG
- a CDS encoding c-type cytochrome — protein MKTFVSSAVAAAALLVAAGAALAMGPAPLERPSLVVRAAIQGPIDEKYKIPVPKEQGKIAAGAERDYLGGKLKIAVTEVANDAIKVKVNGGEETSVKASELTLFQVSDAEMCTVVYLGKSGQKAIVAGRCDPVTDELKAAAAEQLAHRGDKVVGPREVIAGAAKGTLKNPYEGNAQVAAEGHQLFLANSCNGCHGGNGGGGMCPPLSNEVWVYGSDPDTLFRLITLGSDDLQAEGYSRKGRENVVGPMPPYGDIIENSDDLWKIVTFIQSLHQK, from the coding sequence GTGAAGACGTTCGTGTCATCCGCCGTCGCCGCCGCCGCGCTGCTCGTCGCCGCGGGGGCGGCCCTCGCGATGGGGCCGGCGCCGCTCGAGCGGCCGAGCCTCGTCGTCCGCGCCGCGATCCAGGGGCCGATCGACGAGAAGTACAAGATCCCGGTACCGAAGGAGCAGGGCAAGATCGCCGCCGGCGCCGAGCGCGACTATCTGGGCGGCAAGCTGAAGATCGCGGTGACCGAGGTCGCCAACGACGCGATCAAGGTCAAGGTCAACGGCGGCGAGGAGACGTCGGTCAAGGCGAGCGAGCTGACGCTGTTCCAGGTCTCCGACGCCGAGATGTGCACCGTCGTCTACCTCGGCAAGTCCGGCCAGAAGGCGATCGTGGCCGGGCGCTGCGATCCGGTGACCGACGAGCTGAAGGCCGCCGCCGCCGAGCAGCTCGCGCATCGCGGCGACAAGGTGGTCGGTCCGCGCGAGGTGATCGCCGGCGCCGCCAAGGGCACGCTGAAGAACCCCTACGAGGGCAACGCGCAGGTCGCCGCCGAGGGCCACCAGCTGTTCCTCGCCAACTCCTGCAACGGCTGCCACGGCGGCAACGGCGGCGGCGGCATGTGCCCGCCGCTCTCCAACGAGGTCTGGGTCTACGGCTCGGATCCCGACACGCTGTTCCGCCTGATCACGCTCGGCAGCGACGATCTCCAGGCCGAGGGCTACTCGCGCAAGGGCCGCGAGAACGTGGTCGGGCCGATGCCGCCCTACGGCGACATCATCGAGAACAGCGACGACCTCTGGAAGATCGTCACCTTCATCCAGTCGCTGCACCAGAAGTGA
- a CDS encoding quinoprotein dehydrogenase-associated putative ABC transporter substrate-binding protein, protein MRIGSILTVLLAVQAAVLGAAAAEEAPAFNKQIPYQQMTPAERTAARKAARDQRYDTLKFCADPGNLPLSDVHGAGFQNRIAEVVAKRLGAKVSTFWRPFLERGLTRETFDNNECDILIEVPYGYERILTTVPIYRSTYVLATRTDRNFTFSGFDDPRLEDIRIGVFQHSAFREALARHGRKEKLDVHVISQDADLEPEKQPWRQVQKVVDGTLDAAGVWGPFAGWLKKQGAPLTLQPVNLMEDQVVLEFDLAFGVRTNDPILKYALDFALEDSRDEIRAILDDFGVPLVRCSACVVDGDLPSHGTYFDRIVDEGQKRFTEVAPEETRRIDAAKASPDQIVTVAKVDAEIAAGAKAQDLLEGAVLASDEARIEALIARGADVNRRSKLGAPAVITAAQSRDTELVAFLLDHGADVEATDLSGWTLLQHAILRNHQPTVKLLAERGADLGRQTPNGVSPLGLALSEGKYFAAETLIAAGAPVDERFGTEALTPMMVAATQYEANNRDAQIAQGPSIVALAEQLVAKGADLDARTRHGVTAAMIAAGFDNAAMIGLLAKAGADLAATDNAGRSALDVAREADAAAAVQALTLFQKKP, encoded by the coding sequence ATGCGGATCGGTTCGATACTGACGGTGCTCTTGGCCGTGCAGGCGGCGGTGCTCGGCGCCGCGGCCGCCGAGGAGGCCCCGGCCTTCAACAAGCAGATCCCGTATCAGCAGATGACGCCGGCGGAGCGGACGGCGGCGCGCAAGGCGGCGCGCGACCAGCGCTACGACACGCTGAAATTCTGCGCCGATCCGGGCAACCTGCCGCTGTCCGACGTCCACGGCGCCGGCTTCCAGAACCGGATCGCCGAGGTGGTGGCGAAGCGGCTCGGCGCCAAGGTCTCGACCTTCTGGCGGCCGTTCCTCGAGCGCGGGCTCACCCGCGAGACCTTCGACAACAACGAGTGCGACATCCTGATCGAGGTGCCCTACGGCTACGAGCGCATCCTGACCACGGTGCCGATCTACCGCTCGACCTACGTGCTGGCGACGCGGACCGACCGGAACTTCACCTTCTCCGGCTTCGACGACCCCCGCCTCGAGGACATCCGCATCGGCGTGTTCCAGCACTCGGCCTTCCGCGAGGCGCTCGCCCGCCACGGCCGCAAGGAGAAGCTCGACGTCCACGTCATCAGCCAGGATGCCGATCTCGAGCCGGAGAAGCAGCCCTGGCGGCAGGTGCAGAAGGTGGTGGACGGCACGCTCGACGCCGCCGGCGTCTGGGGGCCGTTCGCCGGCTGGCTGAAGAAGCAGGGCGCGCCGCTGACGCTGCAGCCGGTCAACCTGATGGAGGACCAGGTGGTCCTCGAGTTCGACCTCGCCTTCGGCGTGCGCACCAACGATCCCATCCTGAAATACGCCCTCGACTTCGCCCTCGAGGACTCCAGGGACGAGATCCGGGCGATCCTCGACGACTTCGGCGTGCCGCTGGTGCGCTGCTCGGCCTGCGTGGTCGACGGCGACCTGCCGTCCCACGGCACATATTTCGACCGCATCGTCGACGAGGGCCAGAAGCGCTTCACCGAGGTGGCGCCGGAGGAGACCCGCCGCATCGACGCCGCCAAGGCCTCGCCCGACCAGATCGTCACCGTCGCCAAGGTCGACGCCGAGATCGCGGCGGGGGCGAAGGCGCAGGATCTCCTCGAGGGCGCGGTGCTCGCCTCCGACGAGGCGCGCATCGAGGCGCTGATCGCCCGCGGTGCCGACGTGAACCGGCGTTCCAAGCTCGGCGCGCCCGCGGTGATCACCGCGGCGCAGAGCCGCGACACCGAGCTCGTCGCCTTCCTGCTCGACCACGGTGCCGACGTCGAGGCGACCGACCTCTCGGGGTGGACGCTGCTGCAGCACGCCATCCTGCGCAACCACCAGCCGACGGTGAAGCTGCTGGCCGAGCGCGGCGCCGACCTCGGCCGGCAGACGCCGAACGGGGTGTCGCCGCTCGGCCTCGCGCTCTCGGAGGGCAAGTACTTCGCCGCCGAAACGCTGATCGCCGCCGGCGCGCCGGTCGACGAGCGCTTCGGCACGGAGGCGCTGACGCCGATGATGGTGGCGGCCACCCAGTACGAGGCCAACAACCGCGACGCCCAGATCGCACAGGGGCCCTCGATCGTCGCGCTCGCCGAGCAGTTGGTCGCCAAGGGCGCCGACCTCGACGCCCGCACCCGCCACGGCGTCACCGCGGCGATGATCGCGGCCGGTTTCGACAACGCCGCGATGATCGGTCTGCTCGCCAAGGCCGGCGCCGACCTCGCCGCCACCGACAACGCCGGCCGCTCGGCCCTCGACGTCGCCCGCGAGGCCGACGCCGCCGCGGCGGTGCAGGCGCTCACCCTGTTCCAGAAGAAGCCGTGA
- a CDS encoding PQQ-dependent catabolism-associated beta-propeller protein — MPRHPIPALLSAAVLAASAAPAFAGAIFVSNEKDNTVTVLDPATYAVVKTIETGARPRGIVISRDGREVFVCSGDDDRIDVIDTARLEIVRTLDSGPDPELLDVDPKGERIYIANEDDAMVTVMGRADGAVAAEIPVGVEPEGVAISEDSKRIVVTSESTSMAHFIDADSLEVLANVLVDTRPRYARYAPDQKTVWVTSEIGGTVSVIDAETFAPVGRIGFEVAGLRPELIQPVGLRFSRDGKLAFVALGPANRVAVVDTATRAVKDYVLVGQRPWHMDLSADGAKLYVANGLTNDMTVVDVATLTAERSVPVGRLPWGIATMP; from the coding sequence ATGCCCCGCCACCCGATCCCCGCGCTGCTCTCGGCGGCCGTCCTCGCGGCCTCGGCCGCGCCGGCCTTCGCGGGGGCGATCTTCGTCTCCAACGAGAAGGACAACACGGTCACCGTGCTCGACCCCGCGACCTACGCGGTGGTGAAGACGATCGAGACGGGCGCGCGGCCGCGCGGCATCGTGATCTCGCGCGACGGCCGCGAGGTGTTCGTCTGCTCGGGCGACGACGACCGCATCGACGTGATCGACACGGCCCGCCTCGAGATCGTGCGGACGCTCGACTCCGGGCCAGACCCGGAACTGCTCGACGTCGATCCGAAGGGCGAGCGGATCTACATCGCCAACGAGGACGACGCGATGGTGACGGTGATGGGCCGCGCCGACGGGGCGGTCGCGGCCGAGATCCCGGTCGGCGTCGAGCCCGAGGGTGTCGCGATCTCCGAGGATTCCAAACGGATCGTCGTGACCTCCGAGAGCACGTCGATGGCCCATTTCATCGACGCCGACTCGCTCGAGGTGCTCGCCAACGTGCTGGTCGACACCCGGCCGCGCTATGCCCGCTACGCGCCGGACCAGAAGACGGTCTGGGTCACCTCCGAGATCGGCGGCACGGTGTCGGTGATCGACGCCGAGACCTTCGCGCCGGTCGGCCGGATCGGCTTCGAGGTGGCGGGCCTCAGGCCCGAACTGATCCAGCCGGTCGGCCTGCGCTTCTCGCGCGACGGCAAGCTCGCCTTCGTCGCGCTCGGTCCGGCCAACCGCGTCGCCGTGGTCGACACCGCGACGCGGGCGGTCAAGGACTACGTGCTGGTGGGCCAGCGGCCCTGGCACATGGACCTCTCCGCCGACGGCGCCAAGCTCTACGTCGCCAACGGCCTCACCAACGACATGACCGTCGTCGACGTCGCGACGCTGACCGCGGAACGCTCGGTGCCGGTGGGTCGGCTGCCGTGGGGGATCGCGACGATGCCCTGA
- a CDS encoding ABC transporter substrate-binding protein, with amino-acid sequence MRRRPGFDLIGPLTAVLLTAVAVAAVAVRPVAAADAAKARAPRVTAHYAYLGKAYPDPPPLSLLDPIVDDEGLAGARLGDRENKATGRLLGDDFVMDEVVVARDGDVAAAADALFAAGVRFVIADLDGVDLLAVAARSGAADAMILNIRDGDDDLRQSRCRANVFHVAPSYAQRTDGLAQYLIWKRWKNWLLVAGTAPADLAYAAAVERAATKFGAEIVERRSYAFEAGSRRVESGHQQVQTQMPMVTQGAPDYDVAFVADASETFGEYLSYQTDRPRPVVGTHGLVGVGWHRAFEQFGGMSLQSSFERRAKRWMRERDYDGWLAAKIFGEAVTRTGSAAPADVRAYVTGPEFRIAGHKGIGMTFRPWDNQLRQPILVMGPRALVSISPQEGFLHERSELDTLGFDLPDSTCRFP; translated from the coding sequence ATGCGCCGGCGCCCGGGTTTCGACCTGATCGGACCGCTGACCGCGGTCCTCCTGACGGCGGTCGCTGTCGCGGCGGTCGCCGTGCGCCCCGTGGCGGCGGCCGACGCGGCCAAGGCCCGCGCGCCCAGGGTGACGGCGCACTACGCCTATCTCGGCAAGGCCTATCCGGATCCGCCGCCGTTGTCGCTGCTCGACCCGATCGTCGACGACGAGGGCCTCGCCGGCGCCCGGCTCGGCGACCGCGAGAACAAGGCGACCGGCCGACTGCTCGGCGACGACTTCGTCATGGACGAGGTGGTCGTGGCCCGGGACGGCGACGTCGCCGCCGCCGCGGACGCCCTGTTCGCGGCCGGCGTGCGCTTCGTGATCGCCGACCTCGACGGTGTCGACCTGCTCGCGGTCGCCGCCCGGTCGGGCGCGGCCGACGCCATGATCCTCAACATCCGCGACGGCGACGACGACCTGCGCCAGTCGCGGTGCCGCGCCAACGTCTTCCACGTGGCGCCGAGCTACGCCCAGCGCACCGACGGCCTCGCGCAATACCTGATCTGGAAGCGCTGGAAGAACTGGCTGCTGGTCGCCGGCACCGCCCCGGCGGACCTCGCCTACGCCGCCGCGGTCGAGCGCGCGGCGACCAAGTTCGGGGCCGAGATCGTCGAGCGCCGCTCCTACGCCTTCGAGGCGGGGTCGCGCCGGGTCGAGTCCGGGCACCAGCAGGTCCAGACCCAGATGCCGATGGTGACCCAGGGCGCGCCGGACTACGACGTCGCCTTCGTCGCCGACGCCTCGGAGACCTTCGGCGAGTATCTCTCCTACCAGACCGACCGGCCGCGGCCGGTGGTCGGCACCCACGGTCTCGTCGGCGTCGGCTGGCACCGCGCCTTCGAGCAGTTCGGCGGCATGTCGCTGCAGTCCTCGTTCGAGCGCCGGGCCAAACGCTGGATGCGCGAGCGCGACTACGACGGCTGGCTCGCCGCCAAGATCTTCGGCGAGGCGGTGACCCGGACGGGCTCGGCCGCGCCGGCGGACGTGCGCGCCTACGTCACCGGCCCGGAGTTCCGGATCGCCGGCCACAAGGGCATCGGCATGACCTTCCGGCCCTGGGACAACCAGCTGCGCCAGCCGATCCTCGTCATGGGGCCGCGCGCGCTGGTCTCGATCTCGCCGCAGGAGGGCTTCCTGCACGAACGCTCCGAACTCGACACGCTGGGCTTCGACCTGCCCGACAGCACCTGCCGCTTCCCCTGA